A portion of the Esox lucius isolate fEsoLuc1 chromosome 20, fEsoLuc1.pri, whole genome shotgun sequence genome contains these proteins:
- the tcaim gene encoding T-cell activation inhibitor, mitochondrial isoform X1 yields the protein MSVTSLLRSAMRLGNRHLNRHWVQQRTLSGADAINALRPFYFAVHPDFFGQHPREREVNENSLKRLNGYLESLQKPGTRSVKPTKLTFYVRETKEKIEYQQDIIPSGFRSVSFTLQTKDVLSTVMDVLLSCSLSIEHMKELKASPAESPQGREPVAGSGNPFYRPIKWDKTYYSFTGFRDPEQELEQAMRVEPTLGLWLRNNEKDAVKKQKASLPRREELKRLKKELCQKFALEDIRWQRSWGITHRCCQLQSLSRLSQQSPEAVLNLRGHTILFTDQSGMNASGHVMLGTMDVHHQWTKLFERLPSYRSLHQQTETLKERISHVLGGIQVIHVDRLGSIEEHYSILKSFHQRLLPRRLALHPRSLQGLVMTVENDRSSPGLHEMGHFIIPTTCEPRVLQAFLQSRADEARKRIRRSNQLRVEEEEVLLRCLEALALRSLSKEPSVSHTQMIPCCRRLLEERSPLMEGLRVEVSHFYSVMQDGDLCIPWDWKG from the exons ATGTCTGTGACCTCTCTCCTGCGAAGTGCCATGAG ACTGGGAAACAGACATCTGAACAGACATTGGGTTCAGCAGAGAACCCTCTCAGGGGCAGATGCTATCAATGCACTTAGGCCCTTTTACTTTGCTGTCCACCCAGACTTCTttggccagcatcccagagaaaGG GAAGTGAATGAAAATTCCCTCAAGAGGCTCAATGGTTATTTGGAAAGTCTTCAGAAACCTGGGACCCGCTCTGTCAAACCGACAAAGCTCACCTTTTATGTCAGGGAAACAAAGGAGAAGATTGAATATCAGCAAGACATCATTCCGTCTG GGTTCCGTTCAGTCAGCTTCACTCTGCAGACCAAAGATGTCCTGAGCACTGTGATGGATGTTCTCCTGTCCTGCAGTCTGTCAATAGAGCACATGAAGGAACTGAAGGCCAGCCCAGCAGAGTCACCCCAGGGCCGGGAACCAGTGGCCGGGTCTGGGAATCCTTTCTACAGGCCCATCAAGTGGGACAAAACCTACTACAGCTTCACTGGCTTCAGAGACCCAGAACAGGAGCTGGAGCAGGCCATGAGAGTAGAGCCCACACTCGG CTTGTGGCTGAGAAACAATGAGAAGGACGCCGTGAAGAAGCAGAAGGCAAGTCTCCCGCGACGAGAAGAGTTGAAGAGACTCAAGAAGGAATTGTGTCAGAAATTTGCCTTAGAAGATATCAG ATGGCAGCGCAGCTGGGGAATCACTCACCGATGCTGCCAGCTCCAGAGCCTGAGCCGACTCTCCCAGCAAAGCCCTGAGGCTGTGCTCAACCTCCGAG GACACACAATATTATTCACTGACCAATCAGGGATGAATGCGTCAGGACATGTGATGCTGGGAACAATGGACGTTCATCACCAATGGACCAAA CTATTTGAGCGGCTGCCTAGCTACCGCAGCCTCCACCAGCAGACGGAGACTCTGAAGGAGAGGATCAGCCACGTACTGGGGGGGATCCAAGTCATCCACGTAGACAGACTGGGCTCTATAGAGGAACACTACAGCATCCTGAAAAGCTTTCATCAGAGACTGCTGCCGAGACGGCTGGCCCTACACCCCAGGAGTCTGCAGGGCCTGGTCATGACCGTGGAGAA TGACCGCTCCAGCCCCGGTCTCCACGAGATGGGCCACTTCATCATCCCGACGACCTGCGAGCCCAGAGTGCTACAGGCCTTCCTACAGAGCCGGGCCGACGAGGCCCGAAAACGCATCAGACGCAGTAACCA GCTCCgggtggaggaagaagaagttcTGCTCCGCTGCCTGGAGGCTCTAGCCCTGAGGAGCCTCTCCAAGGAGCCCAGCGTCAGTCACACCCAGATGATTCCCTGCTGCAGGCGGCTCCTGGAGGAGCGTTCACCTCTCATGGAGGGTCTCCGGGTGGAGGTGTCCCACTTCTACTCTGTCATGCAGGACGGAGACCTGTGCATCCCCTGGGACTGGAAGGGATGA
- the tcaim gene encoding T-cell activation inhibitor, mitochondrial isoform X2 — MKELKASPAESPQGREPVAGSGNPFYRPIKWDKTYYSFTGFRDPEQELEQAMRVEPTLGLWLRNNEKDAVKKQKASLPRREELKRLKKELCQKFALEDIRWQRSWGITHRCCQLQSLSRLSQQSPEAVLNLRGHTILFTDQSGMNASGHVMLGTMDVHHQWTKLFERLPSYRSLHQQTETLKERISHVLGGIQVIHVDRLGSIEEHYSILKSFHQRLLPRRLALHPRSLQGLVMTVENDRSSPGLHEMGHFIIPTTCEPRVLQAFLQSRADEARKRIRRSNQLRVEEEEVLLRCLEALALRSLSKEPSVSHTQMIPCCRRLLEERSPLMEGLRVEVSHFYSVMQDGDLCIPWDWKG, encoded by the exons ATGAAGGAACTGAAGGCCAGCCCAGCAGAGTCACCCCAGGGCCGGGAACCAGTGGCCGGGTCTGGGAATCCTTTCTACAGGCCCATCAAGTGGGACAAAACCTACTACAGCTTCACTGGCTTCAGAGACCCAGAACAGGAGCTGGAGCAGGCCATGAGAGTAGAGCCCACACTCGG CTTGTGGCTGAGAAACAATGAGAAGGACGCCGTGAAGAAGCAGAAGGCAAGTCTCCCGCGACGAGAAGAGTTGAAGAGACTCAAGAAGGAATTGTGTCAGAAATTTGCCTTAGAAGATATCAG ATGGCAGCGCAGCTGGGGAATCACTCACCGATGCTGCCAGCTCCAGAGCCTGAGCCGACTCTCCCAGCAAAGCCCTGAGGCTGTGCTCAACCTCCGAG GACACACAATATTATTCACTGACCAATCAGGGATGAATGCGTCAGGACATGTGATGCTGGGAACAATGGACGTTCATCACCAATGGACCAAA CTATTTGAGCGGCTGCCTAGCTACCGCAGCCTCCACCAGCAGACGGAGACTCTGAAGGAGAGGATCAGCCACGTACTGGGGGGGATCCAAGTCATCCACGTAGACAGACTGGGCTCTATAGAGGAACACTACAGCATCCTGAAAAGCTTTCATCAGAGACTGCTGCCGAGACGGCTGGCCCTACACCCCAGGAGTCTGCAGGGCCTGGTCATGACCGTGGAGAA TGACCGCTCCAGCCCCGGTCTCCACGAGATGGGCCACTTCATCATCCCGACGACCTGCGAGCCCAGAGTGCTACAGGCCTTCCTACAGAGCCGGGCCGACGAGGCCCGAAAACGCATCAGACGCAGTAACCA GCTCCgggtggaggaagaagaagttcTGCTCCGCTGCCTGGAGGCTCTAGCCCTGAGGAGCCTCTCCAAGGAGCCCAGCGTCAGTCACACCCAGATGATTCCCTGCTGCAGGCGGCTCCTGGAGGAGCGTTCACCTCTCATGGAGGGTCTCCGGGTGGAGGTGTCCCACTTCTACTCTGTCATGCAGGACGGAGACCTGTGCATCCCCTGGGACTGGAAGGGATGA
- the LOC105018897 gene encoding LOW QUALITY PROTEIN: E3 ubiquitin-protein ligase TRIM71 (The sequence of the model RefSeq protein was modified relative to this genomic sequence to represent the inferred CDS: inserted 3 bases in 3 codons; deleted 6 bases in 4 codons; substituted 1 base at 1 genomic stop codon) gives MHYGKCSVGVHTSHSLRYLQDILQDSRTLTVQLLVDPRQGLHAVQVEQKTKAVQSEVKAIMERYKAVLEEREMEWWQKTTELKTLRGLLLPQDTDSNMFTTADHNQILLAIQSLGPGQLQGVRPLSEAQGEGVNRGLQGRRASLSVSGYDHYGEPRRSGGDLVSAVVIAPNGNXLTAEVSDHQNGSYTVCYLPEAEGGHLVSVLVXGSPFKVLVKSCRSYGQTPPPRLASFGLEGDGDGQLCRPWGVCVDEGGYIIVADRSNNRVQVFRLCCSFHHRSGSLGCRPGQFHRPAGVACDGQRRIIVADNHRIQIFTFKGQFFLQFGDKGTENGLFNYPWDVAVRSEGKILVSDTRNHRIQLFREDGIFLNKYGFRGSLWEHFDSPRGVVFTRGHLVVTDFNNHRVLIXPDCQSAHFLGSEGASSGQFLQPQGVALDQEGRIVVADSWNHRIQVFQPNXCKFGSQGSSLGQMAQPSFLAVTPDGRIVVADFGNNRILIF, from the exons ATGCATTATGGGAAATGCAGTGTGGGTGTTCACACCAGTCACAGCCTGAGATACCTCCAGGATATCCTTCAGGACTCCAGGACCCTCACTGTCCAGCTGCTGGTAGATCCCAGGCAGGGCCTGCACGCCGTACAG GTGGAACAGAAGACCAAGGCTGTCCAGTCAGAGGTCAAAGCCATCATGGAGCGTTATAAGGCAGTCCTGGAGGAACGAGAGATGGAGTGGTGGCAGAAA ACCACAGAGCTGAAGACCCTCAGGGGGCTGTTGCTGCCGCAGGACACTGACAGCAACATGTTCACCACCGCTGACCACAACCAGATTCTACTTGCCATCCAGTCCCTGGGGCCTGGTCAGCTCCAGGGCGTTCGCCCCCTCTCCGAGGCCCAGGGAGAGGGTGTGAATCGGGGCTTGCAGGGCAGGCGCGCGTCTCTCAGTGTGTCAGGGTATGATCATTACGGAGAGCCCAGGCGGTCC GGGGGGGATTTAGTGTCGGCGGTGGTGATTGCGCCCAACGGTAACTGACTGACTGCTGAGGTGTCCGACCACCAGAATGGGTCGTACACAGTCTGCTACCTCCCTGAAGCAGAGGGAGGACATCTGGTGTCTGTGCTCG TGGGCAGCCCTTTCAAAGTGCTCGTCAAGTCCTGCCGCAGCTACggccagaccccccccccccgc ttGGCCTCGTTTGGACTGGAGGGGGACGGGGACGGGCAGCTCTGTCGCCcctgg ggtgtgtgtgtggacgagGGGGGCTACATAATCGTAGCTGACCGTAGCAACAAC CGGGTGCAGGTCTTCAGGCTGTGTTGCTCCTTCCATCACAGGTCTGGTTCCCTGGGCTGTAGACCCGGTCAGTTCCACCGACCGGCTGGTGTGGCCTGTGATGGCCAGAGGAGAATCATTGTGGCTGACAACCACCGCATACAAATATTTACCTTCAAAGGCCAGTTTTTTCTCCAGTTTGGGGATAAGGGAACCGAGAATGGTCTATTCAACTACCCTTGGGATGTGGCGGTCCGCTCGGAGGGAAAGATCCTCGTCTCTGACACCCGGAACCATCGCATCCAGCTGTTCAGGGAGGACGGCATCTTCCTCAACAAGTACGGCTTCAGGGGATCGCTATGGGAACACTTCGACTCCCCCAGGGGTGTGGTCTTCACTCGTGGACATCTAGTGGTGACAGACTTCAACAACCACCGCGTGCTAA ATCCGGACTGCCAGTCAGCTCACTTCCTGGGATCAGAAGGTGCTAGTAGTGGTCAGTTTCTGCAGCCACAGGGTGTAGCATTGGACCAGGAGGGACGCATTGTGGTGGCCGACTCCTGGAACCACCGGATCCAGGTGTTCCAACCCA TGTGCAAGTTTGGGTCTCAGGGTAGCAGCTTGGGACAGATGGCCCAGCCGTCCTTCTTGGCTGTAACGCCTGATGGAAGGATTGTTGTAGCGGACTTTGGAAACAACAGAATCCTTATTTTCTAG